GGAGCAACCCGGCAGCCAACAATACCCGCCTCCGTTGGGTCTTCTCTATCCGTCCACCGGAAATTTCGTGGGATTTGTCAGCAATGTGCACAATGGGGCGTGGGTCCGAAACCTGATTGCCAGTTTTCGAAGGCAGGCAGCCTTTCCTTCGGAAGGGACCGCAATGTGGGGAGGATTACCCGGTATTGGCTGGTCGGACCATTGGGCATTTTGGGAGGAAGGGTATCCGGCCATCATGGTGACCGACACGGCTCTCTTTCGTGATCCGTACTATCACACCGCTCACGATACCCCCGGGCATATCCAGTATGAATCCTTCGCGCGGGTTGTCTCGGGCTTGCAGGGTGTCATCCAAGACGTGGCCAATCAGCCGTGAATCAATGAAGAGAGGGAGGTAAGACGATGCGCATATCCATCAACAAATTTGCAGGGCGAGGTTTCGTGTCCATGCGGCGGTGTTCGCTCTTGGTGCTTGTGCTGGCCAGTCTGTCTGCCAGTTGTGCATATCAGCCTTGGAATATCGAGACCTATATTCAAAACCTGGAACGGCCGGAGCGAGATGAATATCAACAGCCGGCGAAGGTGATCGAGGCGCTCAATCTCACACCGGGCATGGTGGTGGCGGATGTGGGGGCAGGCTCAGGATATTTTACGCGCCGGTTTGCCAAGGCCGTGGGAGAAACCGGGAAAGTCCTGGCCATCGACGTGGAGCAGAACATGCTGGACTACAACAAACAGGAATTGGAAAAGCTCGGCATGGCCAACCGGGCGCAATTTGTTTTGGTCAAACCGGAAGACTCTCCACTCTCACCAAACAGTGTCGATCTGGTCTTTCTATGCAACGCGTACCATCATGTCGAACATGGGGTGGGGTATTGGGGCAAGATTCAAGAAGCCCTCAAACCCAACGGCCGGGTGGTGATTGTGGACTACTATCACGATGAACGGTCAGGGCATCTCAGCTTTTCTAAGCATCATCTGGTTCCCAGAGAACGGGTCATTGAAAACATGGAGAAGGCTGGCCTTCATATATCAAAGGAGCACACCTTCCTCCCCCGCCAATATTTTTTGGAATTTGAAAAAATTGGCAGTGCCTAAAGCTAGGAATTGGGAACCCATCAGGCCAGATTTTTGGTTGCTTTTTACTCTTTCTCTGGCATCTCTTTAAGTTATTCACCAAAAATCCTAAAATCCAAAAAGTCCAGTAATTCGAGTGGGGGGGATTATTTACTTTTTCTGAAACGATTCAGATTGAGGGAATATTTTATTCCATTGTGAATAAATTGCGAGATCCCCCAAAATTTATCTCTTCAACAAAAGCATTTTTCCTTTTGAAAAAGGAGATACAGTATGGCAACCCCAATGCATGTGATTCGCATAGTTGGATCATACAGCCTTCTCACCTTTTTTGATGACGATGTACAAAAAGAGTTTTTCGAAATAACCGTGGACCCAGTTTTTGAAAAAGAAATTTGGTTTAAATCTCCTTATGATGCAACAACAGGGTGGTTTGCGATAGACAAAAAGGAAATGCAATTAGAGCTAGATATGACTAATCATGGATTAATCCGTGAGGCGTTTTGGAGAGACTCTTTTCCTCCTATATTTAGTTTTAAAGGAAACCCCAAAAATGATTGGAATGCTTTTATCCCTCAAGCGATGCGGAAAAAA
This DNA window, taken from Nitrospiraceae bacterium, encodes the following:
- a CDS encoding methyltransferase domain-containing protein; this encodes MRISINKFAGRGFVSMRRCSLLVLVLASLSASCAYQPWNIETYIQNLERPERDEYQQPAKVIEALNLTPGMVVADVGAGSGYFTRRFAKAVGETGKVLAIDVEQNMLDYNKQELEKLGMANRAQFVLVKPEDSPLSPNSVDLVFLCNAYHHVEHGVGYWGKIQEALKPNGRVVIVDYYHDERSGHLSFSKHHLVPRERVIENMEKAGLHISKEHTFLPRQYFLEFEKIGSA